The Polyangium mundeleinium genome contains the following window.
CAGGCTCTTCCTCGAATGCGCCCCGGCCGTGGACCCGCCCGAGCGCGTGAATGCCTGCGAAATCGAGGTCGCCGGCAAGGACGAGCACGAGTTCGTTCTGCCGGACGCCCACGTCAAGGCGAAGGCAGAGCGGACCTACGACATCCAGGGCCTCGCAGGGCACGAGCATTCGGTGACGATCACCACCGCCGATTTCGAGGATCTGCTCCGGGGCAAGCAGGTGAAGATCCCGAGTTCCCGGGGCACCGACGGGCATAACCATCTCGTGTTCATCCGCTACCCCCGGAAGGGTTGAGATCGCGGAACGAACGGCGCGTCCGCGGGCGGGAATGCGGGCGTCGGGCGCGGGCCTACGGGATCTCCTTCGTGGACTCCGGCGGCGGCGTTCGATGCGTATGGCATCTGGCATTCGGGGCAAGGCGCCTTTATGTCTTCCTTCGATGCGATCAAGGTGGCTCTCGGTGAATGCATGGATTCGGGGACCCCGAGGTTCGCGTCCTGAGGGGGAGATATGAAGAGGAATCTGATCGTTCAGGCTATCGTGGGATTCGGGCTTCTTCTGGGAAGTGCCGTCTCGGCCCTGGCCGCGCCCGGGCCGTGAGCGCCCCGAGCGAATCGATAGCGGCCCAGCCGCTGGCGGAGGCCGCCACTGTGGTGGTTGCCGCTCGCTGTGGGCGTGAATTCACGTCTTGCAACACCAGTTGTACCCGTCGTTGTGTACAGGGGCCTCGGTATCGCGAGTGTACCACGAAGTGCGACAGTGACTGCCACGCGCGTCACTGCAGGTAGGGCAGGAATGTGAGGGGCGGGGGCGGGCGTACAGGCCCTCTGCCATGTCGCTCCGCTCCCGCCTCGCATGGACTGCACCCCTCGTGGCCGCGCTCGCCGGCGCGTGCACGAGCGCCCTGCACGCCGCTGCGCCGAAGCCCCCACGAAGCTCTGCTGCGGACGAGGCGCAAACGCCCGGGGCTGCGCTCATATCTCCCGCTTGGAACGACGCACTTCGGCCGACAAACGCGTGCGCGCGGCGCCACGCCCATTCCATTCCCCGCCCCGAATTACCGGCGCGTCAAAGCAGCACCATTGCCCTGGCCCGGCAGGCCGATCGGACGATCGCCTACGTCGCGGACGCCGATCGCCACGCCCTTCATACGGTCGATATCGACGGCCGGTCCCTCCTCGCGACCACGCCTCTCGCGGGCGCGCCCTCGCAGCTCGTCGTGCTCGCGGACGGCCGGGTGGCCGTCTCGCTCCGCGATTTTAATCGTGTTGCCCTCCTCGAACCCGCCCCCGCGCCCGAGGAGAAACTCGCGCCCCTCTGCGAAGCACGGACGCCGAGCGAGCCTACAGGCCTCTTCGTGACCCCGAACGAGGCGATGATTTTCGTGGCGAGCGGCTGGGGCCGCGCGCTCACCGTATTCGCGGTCGACACCCTCGACGTCCGTTACGCCGTGCCTTTGCCGCGCGAGCCCCGCGCCGTTTACGTCGAGCCCTCGGGCCGCCGCGCTTTCGTCTCCCACGCCATGGGCGACCAGATCTCGATCGTGGACCTCGAGGATCCGCTCCACGCCCTGAGGTCTGTCGATCTCCGTCGCCACAATGGGGAAACCTCCTCCCGCCGCACCGGCCAGGGATTCGTCCTGACGGCGCTCGTCGGGACGAACCCCGAGCGCGTCACGCGATTGCTCGCTCCGATGGTGAGCGTCGACCAGGACGCGGGCAGCATCTCCACCGAGACCTATGGCTCGCGATTCCTGGCCGCCGCGCCCCTCGTCGCCGTCGTCGATACCACGAGCGAATCCCTGCTGGGTCGCAACCTTTCGGTCCTCGGGGGCCTCGACGACGTCGGCGGCCCTGAAAAAGCCTGCACGTTGCCGCGCGCCGCCGCGCTCGTCGGTGATCGCCTCCTCCTCGGTTGCCTCGGTGTCGACGCTGTCCTCGAGCTCGACGCCCGCGCGCGCGACCCCATGCATTTCGAGCGTCGCCGATTCCGCGTTGCCGCCGGGCCCACGGGCGTCGCGGCCGAGCCTGGGCGCGAGCGCGCCGTCGTCTGGTCCCAGTTCGCCGCCGCCGTGAGCGTGCTCGACCTGCACGAAGGCGTCTCCACCATGCCGGCGGCCGAAATCTTCGTTTCGAAGGAGCTTCCTCCCGGCCTCAATGCCGTGGAAGCGCGCGGCCGGATCCTGTTTCACGCGACGAACGATCCGCGCATCTCGGGCGACGGCCGTGCCTGTGCGAGTTGCCATATCGACGGGCGTGAGGACGGCATCACCTGGCAAACCCCCGAGGGGCGGCACCAGACGATCATGCTCGCGGGACGCATGAACGAGGGCGCGCCGTTCGGGTGGCGAGGCGAGACGACCACGCTCCGGCACCACGTCGGCCGCACGATGAAGCGCCTCGCGGGGCGCGGCGTCTTCAGCGGTGCGGATTCTGCCGACCTCGACGCGCTCATCGCTTATTTGAAGGTCATGCCCGCGCCCGTGCGCGCCGAGCCCGACGAGGCCCGGCGCGCGCTCGTCGCACGCGGGCGCGCGCTCTTCGACGACCCGCAGCAGGGCTGCGCCACCTGCCACCCGGGCGGCGGCACGGACCGTTCTGCATACGACGTCGCGCGCTCGCCTTTCCGCATCCCGTTCGATACACCCTCCCTCCGGTTCGTCGGAGGAACGGCGCCTTATTTCCACGACGGTCGTTATGCGACGCTCGGCGACCTTCTGCGCGGCGTGGATGGCACCATGGGACATACCGGCGCGCTTTCGCATGACGAGCTCCGCGCGCTCGAAGCTTACCTGGAGGATCTGTGATGAAACGTTGCCTCGTTGCTTCGGCGCTCCTCCTCGGATTCTCGTTCGGCGTGGGCGCGAGCTCGGCGCGCGCGGACGAGCCCTATCGATTCCACGATCTGCGTCTCTCGGAGATCCCGAGCGTCGAGGCCGAGCCCGACGTCGCTTGGCTCACTGAACGTTTCAACGCCAACTTCGGACTCGGACCCAGGCCGCTCCCCGACAGCGAGCGCTCGCGCCCCGCAGCCGACTGGAGTGGTTTGCCCCGGCCTCGCCTGACCAACGACCATGGCCATGCCGCCGTCGTGCGGATCCGGAACCTCTATCACCCCGACAGCCACCAATCGAACCAGTGGCTCCGCTATCTCCAGTCGGACGACGCCTCCCCGATCGCCATGGCGTGTGGCCCCGACACCGGCGAGCCGCGGGGCGTCGATACGTATCTGCTCGAAGCGTCGCGCCCGGAGGGGCCGCGCTACACGGTCGTCGAGACCTGGCTTGATGGAAAGAGCTGCAAGGGCCTCGTGCTCCGGCGGTATCAGACAGCCGTAAAACCCCTCGCGGGCGGGCTCGCGTATGCCTACCGCACCCATTGCGCGACCTGCTCGCCGGCGCAGAGCGAGACCCTCCACGTCGTCATCCCCACGGCCATGAGCTCCCGCGCGACCGGTGGATTTCGATACTGGACGTATCTCATGGAGCATCTCGAACTGCCCCTCGGCCTCGGCACCTCCGGCAGCTTGCGAGCGCGTATCGAGGAAGCGAGCATCCGCTCGTGGAACCGGGTTGTCCCGCGACCGCTTCCGATCGCCGACGTCGAGCTCCGCATCGAGACGAGCTTCGCCGCGGGCGAGGACGAGCCCACGATCGTCCTGGCTACACGCGCCGTGAACATCCTGCCTTTGTAGGCTTCAATCGACGTGTGGGCCGTGATAGGGTCCGCGTCATGTCAAACGTCGTTCACTTCGAGACCAACCACGGATCCTTCGAGATCACCCTCGACCCCCAGGCGGCGCCGCAGACCGTCGCCAATTTCCTTCGTTATGTCGGCGAAGGCCACTACGACGGGACCATCTTCCACCGCGTCATTCCGGGCTTCATGGCGCAGGGCGGGGGATACGACGCGACGTACGAAAAGAAGCCCACGCTCGCGCCCGTCACGAACGAGGCCGACAACGGCCGGAAAAACACGCGCGGCACCGTCGCCATGGCGCGCACGAGCGAGCCGCACTCGGCGACGGCGCAGTTTTTCGTCAACGTCGCCGACAACGCGTTCCTTGACCACACGGCGAAGACCGGCTCCGGGTGGGGATATACCGTCTTCGGCGCGGTGACCGCCGGCATGGACGTCGTCGACCGCATCGTCGCGCAAAAGACGGGCGCGCAAGGCCCGTTCTCGAAAGACGCGCCGCTCGAACCCGTCGTCATCAACTCTGCCCGCACCCGCTGAGCCCCGTCCTCCCGCGCGGCGCTCCTGTAGTATATCTGCCCACACGCCTCTGACAATCCCAGCGTAAACCGAATCATCTCGATGTGTTACGAGATTGTCTGAACGTGTTCAGATTTTCTCTTGACCGGAACCGTGCCTGCACCCATCATCTGAACATGTTCAAACGTGGTCTCGCCGGCGGACTCCGGTGCGTCATCACGTAGGGAGGAACACCATGGAAAACACGATGATGGATGCGGCGTCGTATCTGGTCCCGGTGTATGCGACGTATGCGGTGACCAGCGTGGGGCTGACGGTGGGGCTGGCGCGGACCTTGTTTCGAAGCGGCGCGGTGTTTCTCGCGGACGTCTTCAAGGACAACCCCGGAATGGCCGAGGCCGTGAATCGGCTGCTCGTCGTCGGGTTTTACCTGCTCAATTTCGGGTATGCGTGCCTCATCATGAAGGCGGAGCGCGCGACGGACATCATCTCGGCCATCGAGATCCTCGCCGCCAAGCTCGGTCTCCTGCTCCTGTCGCTCGGCGTGATCCATTTCGGCAACGTGTACCTGTTCCACCGCATGCGCCGCCGCGCGCAGATGGCCGTGCTGCCGCCTCCGGTCGTCCCCCAGCTCAAGATGGTGCGCGCGGGCGCCGAGTAAATGCCTACCAAGAGAGGACGAGGGGGAGGTGTTCCCATGAAGCGGCTCACGGTCCTTTACGACGAATCCTGCGCGCTCTGCGTGCGTTGCCGCGATTGGCTCCTCACGCAGGAAGCATATGTGGAGCTCGAGCTCCTCGCCTGCGCCAGCGACGAGGCGAAACAGCGATATGCCGGGGTTCCGTGGCTCGGCGAGGAGCTCGTCGTGGTGAGCGACGAGGGCGACGTATGGGCGGGAGCGGCCGCGTTCCTGCTGTGTCTGTGGGCGCTCGTGGAATGGCGGCCCTGGTCGTACCGCCTTTCCGGCCCGACGTTCGCCCCGCTCGCGGAGCGGTTCTTCCACGCGTTGTCCAGCAAGCGACGCACGATCGCCGCGTGGATCACGCCGGACGATTGCCCCGGCGGGAGCTGCCGGGTACGGTACGCGGGAGGGCATTACCGATGACCACCCGCAAGCGCCGTCCGAGTGGCGAGGCGAACCGCGAGCACATTCTTTCGATCGCGCTCGGGCTCTTCCGCGAAAAAGGGTTCGACGGGACCACGATGCGCGACATCGCCGCCGCCGCCGGCCTCTCGCTCGGCGCTGCGTATTACTGGTTTCCCTCGAAGGAGGCCCTCGTCCTCGCGTATTACGCGCGCCAGCAGGACGCGCACGCGGAGGCGGCGCGGGGCGCCCTCGAAAGCATACCCGATCTGCGAGCGAGGCTCGGCGCCGTGATGCACGCGAAGATCGACATGCTGAAGGACGACCGCAAGCTCCTTCGGGCCATTCTGCGGAGCACGCTCGGCGCGGACGAGCCGACCTCGGTCTTCAGCGAGGAGACGTCCGATGTGCGTCGAAAGGCCATCGCCGCGTTTCACGTCGCGATCGGAGAGGACGAATCGATCCCCGAGGACGCGCGGCCGCTCTTCGCGCAGGCGCTCTGGACGCTGCACCTCGGCTTGCTCCTTTACTTCGTGAACGATACCTCCGAGGACCAGGGGAAGACCCGCGCGCTCGTGGACGGCTCGCTCGACCTCGTCTGCAAGCTCGCGCCGCTGATCGCGTCCCCGATGCTCGGGCCGATGCGCGCCGAGATCACGGCGCTGCTGGAGAATGCGGGGCTCTTCGCGGCAAAGAAATGACGGATTGACGCGCGCCGGGCACCTTGCAACGGTCTCGGCATGGTGCAACGAAGATCGTATCGACGAAGATGGGCCGCGGCGACGGTGATCGCTGCGCTATTTCTTGGGTTTGGTTTCACGCAGGCGCGTCGGGCGTCCGGGGAGACGCCGCCCGATGATGGCGCGCCTTCCGGCATGGTCGCGTTCGTCGCGGGGGGCGCGTGTCCGCCGGGATGGGTGACCGTGTACGACGTTGCGGGGCGCGTCGTCGTCGGTGCGATCGATCCGGAGAACGTGGGCCTGGAGGTCGGCACGCCGCTCACCGATCGCGAAGAGCGGATGCACGAGCACGCCTATGCGGGCGAGGTCACGCTCGTCGCGAAAAACATCGCCGCGGCGAATGGCGGGAACCACAACGGCGCCGCCGCGGGGACGTATCCCCTCGCGGGCAGCACCGTGAAGGCCGCCTCGGGGCTGCCCTTTCTGCAGATCGCGGGGTGCGTGAAGCCATGAAAACACACGTCACGCTCGTCAGTATGCTTTTCGTCTCCCTCGCGGGTTGCCTCGATGGATATGGCACTGGCTCCGGGGCTCCCATCGCCACGGGCCCGGACCCGCAATCGCTCCGCGGTGACGCTCTTCCCGCCGGCGCCGTCTCGTTTTTCAAAAAGCTCGCCTGCCCCGAGGGATGGAAGCCCTACGAGCCCGCCGTGGGGCGCACGATCGTCGCCGCGAGTGAAACCTTGCCGAGCGGCGAGGCCGTCGGCGAGCCACTTTCGAGCCAGGAAGAACGCGTGCATTCCCACGCGCTCGGGGCGAGCGTCGAAATCCCCGCGGTCTCGTACGTGGGCGCGCCCGGCGGTGGGAATTCCGGTGTGGGGCAGGCCGGGGCCGTCTCGTTCGCCACGACGTCGGACCCGGCGTCCGCCGAGGTCCCCTACGTCCAGCTCCTCGCTTGCAGGAAACACGAGGAGCCCGTCCTGCGGTCGACGCCCCTGCCTTCGCGGATGCTCATGTTTTACGATCTGGAGAAATGCCCCGAGGGCTGGAAGCCTGCCGAAGGCACGGCGGGCAGGCTCCTCGTGGGATTGCCGCAGGACGCGCCCGCAGACCAGCCTTTTGGCGGCGACCCGTTCACGAGCCCGGAGCTCCGCTCCCACGGTCACGCGTTTTCCTCCGCGGTCGAAACCCCCTCGCACGGCATCGGGCTCGCGGGCGGGTGCTGCGGGGACGGATATGCCAAAAAGGGCGCGTACGAGTTTGCGTCGATGACGGAGCCGTCCGAAGTGGACGTTCCGATGCTCGTGCTTCTCCAGTGCGAGAAAGAGTGACGACACGCAAATCAGGGAAACACCCGATAGCCAGGACCGCGCGCCTCGTGCGATGAGTCGATCCCGGGGGAGGGATTCGTGCGCGCAAATCTTGGTTTGACGGTTGGTTCCTCGAAGCCTGTGGAGCGATCGACGCCACGAGGCGCGTCGCTCGCCTTCTGGGGTCTCGGCGTCGATGTGGTCATCGGCGCCGTGGTGATCGCCGGCATCGCGTTCACCACCCTGAAATTGCAGCTCCTCCGGCACGGCTGAAGCCGAAGCGGGCTCAGCGGAGCACGACGTCGAGCGCGTGTGCTTCGAGCAGGCTCGGGACCTCCCATCGCTCGCTCATGCGGCGAATGACGGCCTCGGGCACGCGCGCGGCGCGGGCGCGGTTGCCCGCGAGGAGCGCGCCCCGCGGCGCCTCGACGTAAACGATCCGCACCCGCGCGCCGTAATCGGCCGCGAGCGAGAGCAAGGGGCCGCGCCGCTGCCGGTTGAGGTTCGTCGCATTGTAAACGAACCGCTCGCCGCGCCGCAGGTGGTCGCGCACGCGCTCCTTGCCCGCTTGCACGACGGCGCCCTGGTTCTCGTCGGGATCGATCTCGAGCTCGCTGCGCAGCTCGTCGAGCGACACCACCGGCAGATCCGGGAATCGCTCGCGGACGCAGGTGTCCTTCCCCGCGCCCGGCAGGCCGCACATCATGATCATCTCGCTGCGCGTGTCGTCGTGGACCAGCACGTCGGGCGAGCGCCCCTCGGAGCGGAAGTAGACGACGCGCGTATGATCGGACGGGAAGGCCCGCGGTTTGTCGAAACAACCCTCCTCGGCGCAGAACGCGCGGAAGAGCTCGATGTTGTCGACGATCCGCTGCATGTCCTGGCAGACGCGGCCACGGATGTCCGCCTCGGCGACGAGCGCGAGCAGATCGGCGCGGCACACGAGCGAGATCTCCGCGGCGAGCTTCTGCGCGTCGTCCCGCTCGATCAGGTAAAAGGGGATCTGGTGGTGGCGAATGAGCCCGCAGACCATCTCACGCAGCGAAAACGGCGCGCCGAGCTCCCACAACAGCCGCCGCGCCAGCATCTCGCCGGCGCGGGAATGTCCTTTCGCCGTGATGCGTCCGTCCGGCTCTTCTTTCGTGGTGAACGGCTTCGCCACGTCGTGCAGCAGGCATGCGAGCCAGACGGCCGCTTGATCGTCCGCGGAGAGCGCGCGCCACGCAGGCATCGCCACGAGCGTCTCCAGCACCATGCGCGTGTGAATCCAGACGTTGCCTTCGGCGTGGTGAATAGGGTCCTGCGGGCAGGGCTCGAGCGCACGGACCCATTCGAAGGTCTGCAGCTCGTCCCAGGGCACACGGAAAGCGGGCGGCCGGGGCGGCTCGGTGAGGAGGGAGAGCGTCATGGCGGGACTCGTGAACTGAAAAAAGGAGGGGCGCCACCATAGCACGGGCGAGGGCGGCTGTGCTAGCCTGCGCTGCGCCGTGTCTGCAAAGTACCCGAGGACATTCCACCTCCCGTGGTCGCCGGGCGGGACGTCGGACGACAAGCGCATGTCGGACGTGTCCGCGCTCGTCGGCGCCGAGATCGTCGCCACCGAGAAATGCGACGGCTCGAACCTGACGTACACGCGGAAGAACGTCTTTTCGCGCTCGCACGCGGGCCCGCCCGCGCACCCGAGCTTCGACCTCGCGAAGGCCACGCACGCCCGCATCGGCCACCTCCTCTCCGAGGGGATCTCGGTCTTCTGCGAATACTGTTACGCCGTGCATTCGATCACGTACGACAAGCTCCCCGAGTATTCGCTGGTCTTCGGGGTGCGCGACGACGCGTCCGGCATCTGGTGGGACTGGGACATGGTGACGGCCCAGGCCGGCGACCTCGGCCTGCCGACGGCGCCCGTGCTTTTTCGCGGCGTCGTCTCCTCGGTGGATGAGCTCCGCGCGCTCACGGACCGGCTTTCGCGGGAGCCCTCGACGTTCGGCGGCCCGCGGGAGGGCGTCGTCGTGCGTGTCGCCGCGCAGTTCCTCGATAGCGCGTTTGGCCGATGCGTGGCGAAGTGGGTGCGCAAGGGCCACGTCCAGACGGACGAGCACTGGCTGCACCAGGCGATCGTCCCGCAGCGCCTCGCGCGCTGAAGTTCGTTGCTATCGTTTTCCGCCGAGCTTCGTGAGCTCGGCGCAGAGCGCCTCCCGGGTCGGCCCGAGCTTCTTCTCGTACCACGCGAAATCGTCGTCGGGGCCTTCGCGCAGTTCCGCGAGGAAGTGATTCGCGGCGGCGTAATCGGTGATCTTGCCGGTCTTCGCGACCTGCAAGGCGAAGACCGGCACGCGCAGCGCGTGGAAGGCCTTCTTTCGGGACGGCGCCGGCTCGTCGGCGAAGCGCTTCTTCGCCTTCTGCCAGTCCGCTGTGGATTTCCCGATCGCCGAGGCCGCGAGTTTTTTTCTGTCGAGCGTGTACCGGAACGGTGGGCGGGCCGCCACCAGCACGTGCGCCGGCTGCGCGAAATGGCATTCGAGCGCGAAGACGCTCTGATCGTCGAGGGCATCCTGGAAAGTCGCGACGCCGTGAATGACGACATTCAGGCCCTCGGCGAACGCGAGGTCCTGCCTTTGCCCGGACTTGCCGAGCACCACGAGGAAGTCCTCGTCGGACCCCGGTCCGGCCGTGCCGTACACGCGCGAGCCGACGCGGTACGCCGCGCGGATCTCCGCGCGCGAGATCCGAAGGACGGCGATCAGGCGGCTGAGGACGTCGTCGGACACGATCGCATCTTACAACGGGAGGGTCGCGCTGGAAAGTTCCCACCTGCCGGCATTGCGAAGGGGCCTCGGCGCGAAGAAACGAGTAGCATTCTCGGCGGTTTCGTGATCCAATGAGGACCGTGGTATCCTTCTCCGCCTTCCGCCAGGTTCGGCGCCTCCTCGCGCTCGGAATCGGATCGGTATCGCTCCTGTCGGGATGCTCGCCGGAGGCCCCTCCTGCAAATCCCGACACGGGGCCGAAGATGCCGGAGGGCGGCCTGCTCGACTACCCCGTGGATGCAATCGGCCCGTTCCGGGTCGGCTATCGCTCCTTTCTGCACACGTACCAGCCGAAGGGCGTCGAGGGGCCGCGCGAGATCCGCATCAATCTCTGGTATCCCACGCTCGACGAGGAAGGTACGCCGCCGAAGTATCTGAACGCATTTCCCGACGACGACGTCTTCGAGGGCGCGACCGTCGCGCCGCCGATGGAAGCCGCGGGGTACCCCGTGCACCTGCATTCGCACGGGTATTCGGGGTTCGGTGGGACGAGCTCCGACATGATGCACTGGTTCGCCTCGCACGGCTGGGTCGCGATCGCGCCCGACCACAAGGGCAACACGCTGCCGGAGCACGAGGACACCGTGCCGCTCACCATGAGCTTTCTGCGCTCGATGGACCTCTCCGCGTCGCTCGACGCCGTTGCGGCATTGCCCGCGGAGGATCCGCTCGCGGGCAATTGCCGTACGGATGAGGCGCTCCTCTCCGGCCATAGCTTCGGCGGCCGCACGGCCTGGGCGAGCGGGGGCGCGGTGTACGACCTCGCCGAGATTCAGGCCATGTGCGACGAGGGCACGAGATTCTCCGAGCCATGTACGCCCGAGCAGATCGCCGTCTTCGGCGAGGGGCTCGGGGATTCGCGCGTCAAGGCTGGCATTCCCATGGCGAGCGGCGTCGGGGACGAACCGGGGTGGTTCGGGCTCGACGGATACGACGCCGTGAAGAAGCCCTACATGCAGATGAGCGGGACGCTCGATCCGGTCGGCGCCGAGAACGTATGGGCACGCGTGACCTCGATCGATTTCACGTGGCTCGATTTCGAGGGCGGCTGTCATCAGCTCTTCGCGCTCGGCGGCTGCAAGGAGTTCGAGTCGTACGAGGGCTGGAGGCTCGTCAACACGTATGCCTTTGCGTTCGCGCGCCGGCACATCCTCGGCGATACGAGCGACAAGGTCCAGAAGATCCTCGACGGCACCGAGGTCCTCTCGCCGAAGGTCAAGTTTCAGCACAAATGAGGTGTGCGATGTCATTCCGGGATGAACCTCTCTCAAAGACC
Protein-coding sequences here:
- a CDS encoding peptidylprolyl isomerase, giving the protein MSNVVHFETNHGSFEITLDPQAAPQTVANFLRYVGEGHYDGTIFHRVIPGFMAQGGGYDATYEKKPTLAPVTNEADNGRKNTRGTVAMARTSEPHSATAQFFVNVADNAFLDHTAKTGSGWGYTVFGAVTAGMDVVDRIVAQKTGAQGPFSKDAPLEPVVINSARTR
- a CDS encoding thiol-disulfide oxidoreductase DCC family protein, giving the protein MKRLTVLYDESCALCVRCRDWLLTQEAYVELELLACASDEAKQRYAGVPWLGEELVVVSDEGDVWAGAAAFLLCLWALVEWRPWSYRLSGPTFAPLAERFFHALSSKRRTIAAWITPDDCPGGSCRVRYAGGHYR
- a CDS encoding TetR/AcrR family transcriptional regulator, with the translated sequence MTTRKRRPSGEANREHILSIALGLFREKGFDGTTMRDIAAAAGLSLGAAYYWFPSKEALVLAYYARQQDAHAEAARGALESIPDLRARLGAVMHAKIDMLKDDRKLLRAILRSTLGADEPTSVFSEETSDVRRKAIAAFHVAIGEDESIPEDARPLFAQALWTLHLGLLLYFVNDTSEDQGKTRALVDGSLDLVCKLAPLIASPMLGPMRAEITALLENAGLFAAKK
- a CDS encoding AAA family ATPase, which codes for MTLSLLTEPPRPPAFRVPWDELQTFEWVRALEPCPQDPIHHAEGNVWIHTRMVLETLVAMPAWRALSADDQAAVWLACLLHDVAKPFTTKEEPDGRITAKGHSRAGEMLARRLLWELGAPFSLREMVCGLIRHHQIPFYLIERDDAQKLAAEISLVCRADLLALVAEADIRGRVCQDMQRIVDNIELFRAFCAEEGCFDKPRAFPSDHTRVVYFRSEGRSPDVLVHDDTRSEMIMMCGLPGAGKDTCVRERFPDLPVVSLDELRSELEIDPDENQGAVVQAGKERVRDHLRRGERFVYNATNLNRQRRGPLLSLAADYGARVRIVYVEAPRGALLAGNRARAARVPEAVIRRMSERWEVPSLLEAHALDVVLR
- a CDS encoding RNA ligase family protein; the protein is MSAKYPRTFHLPWSPGGTSDDKRMSDVSALVGAEIVATEKCDGSNLTYTRKNVFSRSHAGPPAHPSFDLAKATHARIGHLLSEGISVFCEYCYAVHSITYDKLPEYSLVFGVRDDASGIWWDWDMVTAQAGDLGLPTAPVLFRGVVSSVDELRALTDRLSREPSTFGGPREGVVVRVAAQFLDSAFGRCVAKWVRKGHVQTDEHWLHQAIVPQRLAR
- a CDS encoding nucleotidyltransferase domain-containing protein, yielding MSDDVLSRLIAVLRISRAEIRAAYRVGSRVYGTAGPGSDEDFLVVLGKSGQRQDLAFAEGLNVVIHGVATFQDALDDQSVFALECHFAQPAHVLVAARPPFRYTLDRKKLAASAIGKSTADWQKAKKRFADEPAPSRKKAFHALRVPVFALQVAKTGKITDYAAANHFLAELREGPDDDFAWYEKKLGPTREALCAELTKLGGKR
- a CDS encoding alpha/beta hydrolase family protein produces the protein MVSFSAFRQVRRLLALGIGSVSLLSGCSPEAPPANPDTGPKMPEGGLLDYPVDAIGPFRVGYRSFLHTYQPKGVEGPREIRINLWYPTLDEEGTPPKYLNAFPDDDVFEGATVAPPMEAAGYPVHLHSHGYSGFGGTSSDMMHWFASHGWVAIAPDHKGNTLPEHEDTVPLTMSFLRSMDLSASLDAVAALPAEDPLAGNCRTDEALLSGHSFGGRTAWASGGAVYDLAEIQAMCDEGTRFSEPCTPEQIAVFGEGLGDSRVKAGIPMASGVGDEPGWFGLDGYDAVKKPYMQMSGTLDPVGAENVWARVTSIDFTWLDFEGGCHQLFALGGCKEFESYEGWRLVNTYAFAFARRHILGDTSDKVQKILDGTEVLSPKVKFQHK